A window of the Microbacterium sp. AZCO genome harbors these coding sequences:
- a CDS encoding glutamyl-tRNA reductase, translating into MKAPIQAKLVRVLFCLTANHRNTEFDVLDRISRAADSAGADVIAAHDFVRGAVVVATCNRFETYLELDEPVTGGVVLAREAVLEAIAQKTGADAEALRASAVVLSGDDVVRHLFAVSSGLESMVVGEEEISGQVQRSLRAARESGTSSTELEQAFQRAARATREVRAKADLAAAGRSLARLALDLADSRVTDWGTVPVLLVGTGQYAATTIAALQARGAGDVRVYSATGRADSFAAKYGVRAEHDLSTAIARADIVITSTARYTIGPGDIPDERRRLVIDLGLPRNVEPEVGLLPGVDLLDLELIGRHASLAELGAGAHEVVGSAAATFNAERAAAPAIVAWRTHVQSVLDSELSRLRADDAHTAAALRHLAGVLSHGPSTRAREFAASGRLAEFERALETVFGLEVASGLSVVADEDRAAG; encoded by the coding sequence GTGAAGGCACCCATCCAGGCTAAACTCGTGCGCGTGCTGTTCTGCCTGACGGCGAACCACCGGAACACTGAGTTCGACGTCCTCGACCGCATCTCGAGGGCTGCCGACTCGGCCGGCGCCGATGTCATCGCCGCCCACGACTTCGTGCGGGGCGCCGTCGTCGTCGCCACCTGCAACCGCTTCGAGACCTACCTCGAGCTCGACGAGCCCGTCACGGGCGGCGTGGTCCTCGCACGCGAGGCGGTGCTGGAGGCGATCGCCCAGAAGACGGGAGCGGATGCCGAAGCCCTGCGCGCGTCGGCTGTCGTGCTGAGCGGCGACGACGTCGTGCGGCACCTCTTCGCCGTGAGCTCCGGACTCGAGTCGATGGTCGTCGGCGAAGAGGAGATCAGCGGCCAGGTGCAGCGCTCGCTGCGTGCCGCCCGCGAGTCCGGCACGAGCAGCACCGAGCTCGAACAGGCCTTCCAGCGCGCCGCGCGCGCGACGCGCGAAGTGCGCGCGAAGGCCGACCTGGCGGCCGCCGGCCGCTCGCTCGCGCGCCTCGCACTCGACCTCGCCGACTCCCGCGTGACCGACTGGGGCACGGTTCCCGTGCTGCTCGTCGGCACCGGCCAGTACGCGGCCACGACGATCGCAGCTCTGCAGGCGCGCGGCGCCGGCGACGTGCGGGTGTACTCCGCGACGGGCCGCGCGGACTCCTTCGCGGCCAAGTACGGCGTCCGCGCCGAGCACGATCTCAGCACCGCGATCGCCCGCGCCGACATCGTCATCACCTCCACGGCGCGCTACACGATCGGACCCGGCGACATCCCCGACGAGCGTCGTCGCCTCGTCATCGACCTCGGCCTCCCCCGCAACGTGGAGCCGGAGGTCGGCCTCCTGCCGGGCGTCGACCTGCTCGACCTCGAGCTCATCGGTCGGCACGCGTCGCTCGCCGAGCTCGGCGCCGGCGCGCACGAAGTCGTCGGCTCGGCCGCTGCGACCTTCAACGCCGAGCGCGCCGCCGCGCCCGCCATCGTCGCGTGGCGCACGCACGTGCAGTCGGTGCTCGACTCCGAGCTCTCCCGCCTGCGCGCCGACGACGCCCACACCGCCGCCGCGCTGCGGCACCTCGCCGGCGTCCTCTCGCACGGCCCGTCGACGCGCGCCCGCGAGTTCGCGGCGTCGGGTCGCCTCGCCGAGTTCGAGCGGGCACTCGAGACGGTGTTCGGTCTCGAGGTCGCGTCGGGGCTGTCGGTCGTCGCCGACGAGGATCGCGCCGCCGGCTGA
- a CDS encoding FAD-dependent oxidoreductase has translation MPSDVTVVGGGVSGLVAARRLALEGLSVTLHEQSDRLGGQVARQRVAGVDLDAAAESFATRTTAVADLLGELGLAGDIVAPSPAPAWLHRADGTAVPLPATGLFGIPGDPLAADVVRAIGAAGAARAAQDASLPTEEGRDASSLGELVRIRMGQAVVDGLVAPVVRGVHSTSADDLPVERAHPRLREELQARGSLAAAVRALRAASPAGSQVAGIRGGMFRLVDALAADCTRLGVRIVLGSTLPIGAGLVVRAAPPADGSRGRRVTLVTLVVDAPALDAAPRGTGVLVAADAPGVTARALTHLSAKWAWVRDALPARHALRLSYDGDPVDPIERATADAGILLGTAIDRVEDASVRAWVRGSAGPAEGYAVGEYVAGTGLSSVVQQAERAARKLAGETSIRRPR, from the coding sequence ATGCCCTCTGACGTCACCGTCGTCGGGGGAGGGGTCTCAGGACTCGTCGCCGCGCGGCGCCTGGCCCTCGAGGGTCTGAGCGTCACGCTGCACGAGCAGTCCGACCGTCTCGGTGGCCAGGTGGCCCGGCAGCGCGTCGCAGGGGTCGACCTCGATGCGGCGGCCGAGTCGTTCGCGACCCGCACGACGGCCGTCGCCGACCTCCTCGGCGAGCTCGGACTCGCGGGCGACATCGTCGCGCCGAGCCCGGCGCCGGCGTGGCTGCACCGCGCGGACGGCACGGCCGTGCCGCTCCCGGCGACGGGTCTCTTCGGCATCCCGGGCGATCCGCTCGCCGCCGACGTCGTCCGCGCGATCGGCGCGGCGGGCGCCGCCCGTGCGGCTCAGGACGCCTCGCTTCCGACCGAGGAGGGGAGGGATGCCTCGTCCCTCGGCGAACTCGTGCGCATCCGCATGGGACAGGCCGTCGTCGACGGGCTCGTCGCGCCCGTCGTGCGCGGCGTGCACTCCACGTCTGCCGACGATCTTCCCGTCGAGCGGGCGCATCCCCGCCTGCGCGAGGAGCTGCAGGCGCGAGGATCGCTTGCGGCAGCCGTCCGAGCCCTCCGCGCGGCGTCGCCCGCCGGCTCGCAGGTCGCGGGCATCCGGGGCGGGATGTTCCGCCTCGTCGACGCGCTCGCGGCCGACTGCACGAGGCTCGGCGTGCGGATCGTGCTCGGATCCACTCTGCCGATCGGCGCCGGGCTCGTCGTGCGCGCCGCGCCGCCCGCGGATGGCTCCCGCGGCCGACGCGTGACCCTTGTCACCCTCGTCGTAGACGCCCCCGCGCTCGACGCCGCTCCGCGCGGCACGGGCGTCCTCGTGGCGGCGGATGCCCCCGGCGTCACCGCCCGGGCCCTCACCCATCTCTCGGCGAAGTGGGCGTGGGTGCGCGACGCGCTGCCCGCCCGTCACGCCCTTCGGCTCTCCTACGACGGCGACCCCGTCGACCCCATCGAGCGAGCGACGGCGGATGCCGGCATCCTGCTCGGAACCGCCATCGACCGCGTCGAGGACGCGAGCGTGCGCGCGTGGGTGCGCGGCTCGGCCGGGCCGGCCGAGGGGTATGCCGTGGGGGAGTATGTCGCGGGGACGGGCCTCTCCTCGGTCGTCCAGCAGGCGGAGCGCGCCGCGCGGAAGCTCGCCGGCGAGACATCGATTCGCCGCCCCCGGTGA
- the hemE gene encoding uroporphyrinogen decarboxylase, giving the protein MPSPLSALPAPHPLADGRTSEAPLVRAARGDRPERLPVWFMRQAGRSLPEYRASRAGTEMLDACLDPALAAEITLQPVRRHGVDAAVFFSDIVIPVLLAGVDVKIVPGRGPVLENPIRSASDVLNLRPLEPEALAPISEAVRIVVDELGGTPLVGFGGAPYTLASYLIEGGPSREQLRARALMRTDPHTWATLLNWCADVTGAFLRAQVEAGASVVQLFDSWAGSLSRNDYQRRVAPHSRRAFDALRGFEVPKIHFGLGLTEMLDLLPPLGADVIGIDWRLPLDVANERLGGRVPLQGNLDPALLTAPWPIVDAHVRDVVSRGADAPAHIVNLGHGVPPDTDPTVLTRIVELVHAL; this is encoded by the coding sequence GTGCCTTCACCTCTGAGCGCCCTGCCGGCGCCCCACCCGCTCGCCGACGGACGCACGTCCGAGGCCCCTCTCGTCCGTGCCGCACGCGGCGATCGTCCCGAGCGGCTGCCGGTCTGGTTCATGCGGCAGGCGGGCCGCTCGCTGCCCGAGTACCGGGCGAGTCGTGCCGGCACCGAGATGCTCGACGCGTGCCTCGACCCGGCGCTCGCGGCCGAGATCACTCTGCAGCCGGTCCGCCGTCACGGCGTCGACGCGGCGGTGTTCTTCAGCGACATCGTGATCCCCGTGCTGCTCGCAGGTGTCGACGTCAAGATCGTGCCAGGACGTGGTCCCGTGCTCGAGAACCCGATCCGCTCGGCATCCGATGTGCTGAACCTGCGCCCTCTCGAGCCGGAGGCGCTCGCGCCCATCTCGGAGGCGGTGCGCATCGTCGTCGACGAGCTCGGCGGAACGCCGCTCGTAGGCTTCGGAGGTGCGCCGTACACGCTCGCGAGCTATCTCATCGAGGGCGGCCCGTCGCGGGAGCAGCTGCGCGCCCGCGCGCTCATGCGCACCGATCCGCACACGTGGGCGACGCTGCTCAACTGGTGCGCCGACGTGACGGGCGCCTTCCTCCGCGCGCAGGTCGAGGCCGGCGCGAGCGTCGTGCAGCTCTTCGACTCGTGGGCCGGCTCGCTGTCGCGCAACGACTACCAGCGTCGCGTCGCCCCGCACTCGCGCCGGGCCTTCGACGCGCTCCGCGGCTTCGAGGTGCCGAAGATCCACTTCGGGCTGGGCCTGACCGAGATGCTCGATCTGCTGCCTCCGCTCGGCGCCGACGTCATCGGCATCGACTGGCGCCTGCCCCTCGACGTCGCGAACGAGCGCCTCGGCGGCCGTGTGCCGCTGCAGGGCAACCTCGACCCCGCCCTGCTCACCGCGCCGTGGCCGATCGTCGACGCGCACGTCCGCGACGTCGTCTCGCGGGGCGCCGACGCGCCCGCGCACATCGTCAACCTCGGCCACGGCGTGCCGCCGGACACCGATCCGACGGTGCTGACGCGCATCGTCGAGCTCGTGCATGCCCTCTGA
- the rsmI gene encoding 16S rRNA (cytidine(1402)-2'-O)-methyltransferase produces MIILAATPIGNLGDASRRLVEALEDATVVAAEDTRTTQRLLTALGISNRPRLVALHDHNEKQRAVELVELARDQDVLLLSDAGMPTVSDPGYGVVAAAAAAGVTVTAIPGPSAVLTALAVSGLPTDRFTFEGFVPRKPGERRSTFAALAREPRTMVFFESPARVAASLADMAGAFGADRRGAVCRELTKLHEEVARGSLAELAAWAEPGVRGEVVVVVAGAERAEVVFEDAVAQVQGLVAAGSRLKDAAAEVAGQTGHSSRELYQATLAARG; encoded by the coding sequence GTGATCATCCTCGCGGCGACCCCCATCGGCAATCTGGGGGATGCCTCGCGCCGCCTCGTCGAGGCCCTCGAAGACGCGACGGTCGTCGCGGCCGAGGACACCCGCACGACGCAGCGGCTGCTGACGGCGCTCGGCATCTCCAACCGCCCGCGGCTCGTGGCGCTGCACGACCACAACGAGAAGCAGAGGGCCGTCGAGCTCGTCGAGCTCGCGCGCGACCAGGACGTGCTCCTGCTCTCCGACGCCGGCATGCCGACCGTCAGCGACCCGGGATACGGCGTCGTGGCGGCCGCCGCCGCGGCGGGCGTGACGGTGACGGCGATCCCCGGCCCGAGCGCCGTGCTGACCGCGCTCGCGGTCTCGGGCCTGCCCACCGACCGCTTCACGTTCGAGGGCTTCGTGCCGCGCAAGCCCGGCGAGCGGCGCTCGACGTTCGCCGCGCTCGCGCGCGAGCCCCGCACGATGGTCTTCTTCGAGTCGCCGGCGCGGGTCGCGGCATCCCTCGCCGACATGGCGGGAGCCTTCGGCGCCGACCGTCGCGGGGCGGTCTGCCGCGAGCTCACGAAGCTGCACGAGGAGGTCGCGCGAGGGTCGCTCGCCGAGCTCGCCGCATGGGCCGAGCCGGGCGTCCGAGGCGAGGTCGTGGTCGTCGTGGCTGGAGCCGAGCGCGCCGAGGTCGTCTTCGAAGACGCCGTCGCGCAGGTGCAGGGCCTCGTCGCGGCGGGCTCGCGGCTCAAGGATGCCGCCGCCGAGGTCGCGGGCCAGACCGGCCACTCCTCCCGCGAGCTCTATCAAGCAACGCTCGCCGCTCGCGGCTGA
- the hemC gene encoding hydroxymethylbilane synthase — protein MTLRVGTRASALATAQAGTVAKALGGELVPIVSEGDTSTASLASLGGTGVFATALREALRAGEVDAVVHSYKDLPTAPAPGLAIAAVPRRADVRDVLCARDGLDLASLPEGARVGTGSPRRRAQLAARRPDLELVDIRGNIDSRLARVGSDDPERVLDAVVLAAAGLERLGRLDAVTEFLPIDPWPTAPAQGALAVETRAGDEHLAQRLDDRPTRLAVEAERGVLARLEAGCAAPIGAHAFLDDGLLFLTARVYRPDGSEYVTSSHAMPPDAEAPADLAARVADELLALGAARLAPLHE, from the coding sequence ATGACCCTCCGGGTCGGCACCCGCGCGAGTGCGCTCGCGACGGCGCAGGCCGGGACGGTCGCGAAGGCGCTCGGCGGCGAGCTCGTGCCGATCGTCTCGGAGGGCGATACGTCGACGGCTTCGCTCGCATCCCTCGGCGGCACCGGCGTCTTCGCGACGGCCCTGCGCGAGGCCCTCCGCGCCGGGGAGGTGGACGCCGTCGTCCACTCCTACAAGGACCTCCCGACGGCCCCTGCCCCCGGCCTCGCCATCGCCGCCGTCCCGCGCCGGGCGGATGTGCGCGACGTGCTGTGCGCCCGCGACGGCCTCGACCTCGCGAGCCTGCCCGAGGGCGCCCGGGTGGGCACGGGATCGCCGCGCCGCCGGGCACAGCTCGCGGCGCGTCGTCCCGACCTCGAGCTCGTCGACATCCGCGGCAACATCGACTCGCGTCTCGCGCGCGTCGGGTCGGACGACCCCGAGCGCGTGCTCGACGCCGTCGTGCTCGCGGCGGCGGGACTCGAGCGGCTCGGGCGGCTCGACGCCGTGACCGAGTTCCTCCCGATCGACCCGTGGCCGACCGCCCCCGCGCAGGGCGCCCTCGCCGTGGAGACGCGGGCGGGCGACGAGCACCTCGCGCAGAGGCTCGACGACCGGCCGACGCGGCTCGCGGTCGAGGCCGAGCGCGGCGTGCTCGCCCGGCTCGAGGCCGGCTGCGCCGCTCCGATCGGCGCGCACGCGTTCCTCGACGACGGACTGCTGTTCCTCACGGCGCGCGTGTACCGTCCCGACGGGAGCGAGTACGTGACGAGCTCGCACGCCATGCCCCCCGACGCCGAGGCGCCCGCAGACCTCGCCGCGCGCGTCGCCGACGAGCTGCTCGCTCTGGGCGCTGCGCGGCTCGCGCCCCTTCACGAGTGA
- the hemQ gene encoding hydrogen peroxide-dependent heme synthase has protein sequence MSDRTDEHQTTETADQPDLRAGLHFALWAVLRRDPHPAAVADGAPELADVVAELGATVRAIYDVSGLRADADILLWLTGDSAEGLQSALRALRRSRELSPLLPTWNALGVHRDAEFSRDHAPAFARGLAPKRWLAVYPFVRSYEWYVLPAKERGEMLADHGLKGREYPQVQSNTVASFALGDYEWILALEADEPTELVDLMRHLRATEARRHVREEVPFFTGRQIEPSEVAEVLS, from the coding sequence GTGAGCGACCGGACCGACGAGCACCAGACGACCGAGACCGCCGACCAGCCCGACCTCCGCGCCGGGCTGCACTTCGCCCTCTGGGCGGTGCTGCGGCGCGACCCGCATCCCGCGGCCGTCGCCGACGGCGCACCCGAGCTCGCCGATGTCGTCGCCGAGCTCGGCGCGACTGTGCGCGCGATCTACGACGTCTCGGGCCTCCGCGCCGACGCCGACATCCTGCTGTGGCTCACGGGCGACTCCGCCGAGGGGCTGCAGTCGGCACTCCGCGCCCTGCGTCGCTCGCGCGAGCTGAGCCCGCTGCTGCCCACGTGGAACGCCCTCGGCGTGCACCGCGACGCCGAGTTCAGCCGCGACCACGCGCCGGCCTTCGCGCGCGGCCTCGCCCCCAAGCGCTGGCTCGCCGTCTATCCGTTCGTCCGCAGCTACGAGTGGTACGTGCTGCCGGCGAAGGAGCGCGGCGAGATGCTCGCCGACCACGGCCTCAAGGGCCGCGAGTACCCGCAGGTGCAGAGCAACACTGTCGCGAGCTTCGCGCTCGGCGACTACGAGTGGATCCTCGCCCTCGAGGCCGACGAGCCGACCGAGCTCGTCGACCTCATGCGCCACCTGCGCGCGACCGAGGCGCGTCGTCACGTGCGCGAAGAGGTGCCCTTCTTCACGGGGCGCCAGATCGAGCCGTCCGAGGTCGCCGAGGTGCTGTCGTGA
- a CDS encoding glutamate-1-semialdehyde 2,1-aminomutase — translation MTTNQDAAARARAVIPGGVNSPVRAFGSVGGTPLSIVSASGATVTDVTGREYVDLVASWGPALLGHAHPEVVATVQEAASRGLSFGASTPGETDLAELVIGRLDGGIEKLRLVSTGTEATMTAIRIARGATGRDVIIKFAGHYHGHSDGLLAESGSGVATLGLPGSAGVPADIAGLTLVLPYNDRDAVLAAFAAHPGRIAAIITEAAGANAGVLAPEPGFNAFLIDAAHANGALLILDEVLTGFRVGPAGWWGLERAAGERWTPDLVTFGKVIGGGMPLAGIGGRAELLDLLAPLGPVYQAGTLSGNPLAVAAGLATLRLADADVYARVDAAASTVSNALDEALTDAGVAHTISRAGSLFSVAFRDGVVRDYADAKDQDAWRYPPFFHAMLEAGVSLPPSVFEAWFLTAAHDDAALDRVLAALPGAARAAAEATAP, via the coding sequence ATGACCACGAATCAGGATGCCGCGGCCCGCGCCCGCGCCGTCATCCCCGGCGGCGTCAACTCGCCGGTCCGCGCCTTCGGCTCCGTCGGCGGCACGCCCCTGTCGATCGTGTCGGCCTCCGGCGCGACCGTCACCGACGTGACGGGGCGCGAGTACGTCGACCTCGTCGCGTCGTGGGGTCCGGCCCTTCTCGGGCACGCGCACCCCGAGGTAGTCGCGACAGTGCAGGAGGCGGCATCCCGAGGGCTGTCGTTCGGCGCCTCGACACCCGGTGAGACAGACCTCGCCGAGCTCGTCATCGGCCGGCTCGACGGCGGCATCGAGAAGCTCCGCCTCGTCTCGACCGGGACCGAGGCGACGATGACCGCGATCCGCATCGCGCGCGGCGCGACCGGACGCGACGTCATCATCAAGTTCGCCGGGCACTACCACGGCCACTCCGACGGACTCCTCGCCGAGTCCGGCTCGGGCGTCGCGACGCTCGGGCTGCCCGGTTCCGCGGGCGTGCCCGCCGACATCGCGGGCCTCACGCTCGTGCTGCCCTACAACGACCGCGACGCCGTGCTCGCGGCGTTCGCGGCGCACCCCGGCCGCATCGCCGCCATCATCACCGAGGCCGCGGGCGCCAACGCGGGCGTGCTCGCCCCGGAGCCCGGGTTCAACGCCTTCCTCATCGACGCGGCGCACGCGAACGGCGCCCTCCTCATCCTCGACGAGGTGCTCACGGGCTTCCGGGTGGGCCCGGCCGGCTGGTGGGGCCTCGAGCGAGCGGCGGGCGAGCGGTGGACGCCCGACCTCGTCACGTTCGGCAAGGTCATCGGGGGAGGGATGCCGCTGGCCGGCATCGGCGGCCGCGCCGAGCTGCTCGACCTCCTCGCACCGCTCGGCCCCGTGTATCAGGCAGGCACGCTGAGCGGCAATCCGCTCGCCGTCGCCGCGGGCCTCGCGACGCTGCGGCTCGCGGACGCCGACGTGTACGCGCGAGTGGATGCCGCGGCATCCACCGTCTCGAACGCCCTCGATGAGGCGCTCACCGACGCGGGCGTCGCCCACACGATCTCGCGCGCGGGGAGCCTCTTCTCGGTCGCGTTCCGCGACGGCGTCGTGCGCGACTACGCGGACGCGAAGGACCAGGATGCCTGGCGGTACCCGCCGTTCTTCCACGCGATGCTCGAGGCGGGTGTCTCGCTGCCGCCGAGCGTCTTCGAGGCCTGGTTCCTCACGGCCGCGCACGACGACGCCGCGCTCGACCGCGTGCTCGCGGCGCTTCCCGGCGCGGCCCGCGCCGCGGCGGAGGCGACGGCGCCCTGA
- the hemB gene encoding porphobilinogen synthase, whose translation MTESQFPTVRPRRLRATPAWRRLVAETRVHPSQLVLPVFVREGATEPVPIASMPGVVQHTSDSLKAELQRAAAAGIGGIMIFGVPEHKDATGSGATEPDGILNVATRLAAAEVGDALVVQTDLCLDEFTDHGHCGVLDDQGRVDNDASLERYRDMALAQAEAGSALLGLSGMMDGQVAVVREALDAAGRQDVAILGYAAKYASAFYGPFREAVQSSLQGDRRTYQLDPANRREGAREVALDIAEGADIVMVKPAMAYLDVLADAAAVSPVPVWAYQVSGEYSMIEAAAANGWIDRERTIDETITGIVRAGAEAVLTYWAIEAAGRLSAH comes from the coding sequence ATGACCGAATCCCAGTTCCCGACCGTCCGTCCCCGCCGCCTGCGCGCCACCCCCGCATGGCGCCGCCTCGTCGCCGAGACCCGCGTGCACCCGTCGCAGCTCGTCCTCCCCGTCTTCGTGCGGGAGGGCGCGACGGAGCCGGTGCCCATCGCGAGCATGCCGGGCGTCGTGCAGCACACGTCGGACTCCCTCAAGGCCGAGCTGCAGCGGGCCGCTGCGGCCGGGATAGGCGGCATCATGATCTTCGGCGTGCCCGAGCACAAGGACGCCACGGGGTCCGGCGCGACCGAGCCCGACGGCATCCTGAACGTCGCGACCCGCCTCGCCGCGGCGGAGGTCGGCGACGCACTCGTCGTGCAGACCGACCTGTGCCTCGACGAGTTCACCGACCACGGCCACTGCGGCGTGCTCGACGACCAGGGCCGCGTCGACAACGACGCGTCGCTCGAGCGCTATCGCGACATGGCGCTCGCGCAGGCGGAGGCGGGCTCCGCCCTCCTCGGCCTCTCCGGCATGATGGACGGCCAGGTCGCCGTCGTGCGTGAGGCGCTCGACGCCGCCGGTCGGCAGGACGTCGCCATCCTCGGCTACGCCGCGAAGTACGCCTCGGCGTTCTACGGCCCCTTCCGCGAGGCCGTGCAGTCCTCGCTGCAGGGCGACCGCCGCACGTACCAGCTCGATCCCGCCAACCGCCGCGAGGGCGCCCGCGAGGTCGCGCTCGACATCGCGGAGGGTGCCGACATCGTCATGGTCAAGCCCGCCATGGCCTACCTCGACGTGCTCGCCGACGCGGCCGCCGTCTCGCCCGTGCCCGTGTGGGCCTACCAGGTGAGCGGCGAGTACTCGATGATCGAGGCTGCCGCCGCCAACGGCTGGATCGACCGCGAGCGCACGATCGACGAGACGATCACGGGCATCGTCCGCGCGGGCGCCGAGGCTGTGCTGACCTACTGGGCCATCGAGGCCGCCGGGCGCCTGTCGGCGCACTGA
- a CDS encoding phospholipid carrier-dependent glycosyltransferase yields the protein MTATSEPLLPAEPLVPELERRPTFYERWRVRLDADPRVHRLWRWLAPLLVTLFAGILRFWNLDHPHAIVFDETYYVKDAWSQWHLGYPGTWPDQADARFADGESDIFTTNPSYVVHPPLGKWIIGVGMWLFGADSSFGWRFSVALFGTATVLVLYFVARALGGSIVYASVAALFLAVDGLGIVLSRVSILDGILAFFIVLAFWFVLLDRRRHRERLAEAVEARTVDGIPPAWGPVFWNRPWILAAGAAIGAATAVKWSGLYVIAALGIYLVVDDALTRRRLGVGYWPTDGLRQGLVTGVLFVPVAFVVYLASWTGWLVTDGGYDRHSADADPATGFWSWVPLSLQSLWKYHQAIYASNIGLTTPHTYASPAWQWPLLIRPTSMYYLGSKAGENGCTVGGHGCAEGITSIANPLLWWAAVIAVIYLAWRCFARRDDGDWLVLTGVIATYVPWLLYPDRTIFQFYTIVILPFMVLAMTTLLRDLAQLKTHRGFALGRWATGVFIVAVLAVSAWYYPVWTAIQVPYDLWYLHFNRSGWV from the coding sequence GTGACCGCCACCTCCGAGCCGCTGCTGCCCGCAGAGCCGCTCGTGCCGGAGCTCGAGCGGCGTCCCACCTTCTACGAGCGATGGCGCGTGCGCCTCGACGCCGATCCGCGCGTCCACCGGCTCTGGCGGTGGCTCGCCCCGCTGCTCGTGACCCTCTTCGCGGGCATCCTGCGCTTCTGGAATCTCGACCATCCGCACGCGATCGTCTTCGACGAGACGTACTACGTGAAGGATGCCTGGAGCCAGTGGCACCTCGGCTACCCCGGCACCTGGCCCGACCAGGCCGACGCGAGGTTCGCCGACGGCGAGAGCGACATCTTCACGACGAACCCCAGCTATGTCGTGCATCCGCCGCTCGGCAAGTGGATCATCGGCGTGGGCATGTGGCTCTTCGGCGCCGACTCGTCGTTCGGGTGGCGCTTCTCGGTCGCCCTGTTCGGCACCGCGACGGTGCTCGTGCTCTACTTCGTCGCCCGTGCCCTCGGCGGCTCGATCGTCTACGCGTCCGTCGCGGCGCTCTTCCTCGCGGTCGACGGCCTGGGCATCGTGCTCAGTCGCGTGAGCATCCTCGACGGCATCCTCGCGTTCTTCATCGTGCTCGCCTTCTGGTTCGTGCTCCTCGACCGGCGACGGCATCGGGAACGGCTCGCCGAAGCGGTCGAGGCGCGGACGGTCGACGGCATCCCGCCCGCCTGGGGTCCCGTGTTCTGGAACCGGCCGTGGATCCTCGCCGCCGGCGCGGCCATCGGCGCAGCGACCGCGGTCAAGTGGTCGGGGCTGTACGTCATCGCGGCGCTCGGCATCTACCTCGTCGTGGACGACGCGCTCACCCGCCGACGCCTCGGGGTGGGCTATTGGCCGACCGACGGGCTGCGTCAGGGACTCGTCACGGGCGTGCTCTTCGTGCCCGTCGCCTTCGTCGTCTACCTCGCGTCGTGGACCGGCTGGCTCGTGACCGACGGCGGCTACGACCGGCATTCCGCCGACGCGGATCCCGCGACGGGCTTCTGGTCGTGGGTGCCGCTGTCGCTGCAGAGCCTCTGGAAGTACCACCAGGCCATCTACGCCTCGAACATCGGGCTCACGACGCCGCACACGTACGCGAGCCCTGCGTGGCAGTGGCCGCTGCTGATCCGCCCGACGTCGATGTACTACCTCGGCTCGAAGGCCGGCGAGAACGGCTGCACGGTGGGCGGCCACGGGTGCGCCGAGGGCATCACGAGCATCGCGAACCCGCTCCTGTGGTGGGCGGCCGTCATCGCCGTCATCTACCTGGCGTGGCGCTGCTTCGCCCGCCGCGACGACGGCGACTGGCTCGTGCTGACGGGCGTCATCGCGACCTACGTGCCCTGGCTGCTCTACCCCGACCGCACGATCTTCCAGTTCTACACGATCGTGATCCTGCCGTTCATGGTGCTCGCGATGACGACGCTGCTGCGCGACCTGGCGCAGCTGAAGACGCATCGCGGGTTCGCGCTGGGCCGCTGGGCCACCGGCGTCTTCATCGTCGCCGTGCTCGCCGTCTCGGCCTGGTACTACCCCGTGTGGACGGCGATCCAGGTGCCGTACGACCTCTGGTACCTGCACTTCAACCGCAGCGGCTGGGTCTGA